The following nucleotide sequence is from Candidatus Eisenbacteria bacterium.
CGGGCGTGGGCGCGATTGCCACCCAGGCCTCGACCAACGAGTCCTTCGGCCCGATGGGGCTCACGCTTCTCCGCGCGGGGAAACCGGCTCCGGAGGCGATGCGCACACTGCTCGCCGCCGATTCCGGGAGCGCGCACCGGCAGATCGGAATCGTGGACGCCCGGGGCAGGAGCGCCAATTTCACCGGGAAGCTTTGCTCCGATTGGGCGGGAGGCATCACCGGGCCGGGCTATGCGATCCAAGGGAACATCCTGGCGGGGGAGGCCGTTGTACAGGGGATGCAGCGGGCGTATCTCGGGACCCAGGGGGAGCTGGCGGAGCGGCTCCTGGCCGCGCTCCAGGCGGCGCAGGCCGCGGGGGGCGACCGCCGGGGCATGGAATCCGCGGCGCTCGTCGTCGTGCGGCCGAGCGACCAGTATCCGGAATACCGGACGCGCTACGTGGACCTGCGCGTCGAGGATCACAGGGACCCCATCAACGAGCTGATCCGCGTCTATCGCCTCCTCGAGGGGCAGCGGCTCGCCGAGGCCCACATTCGCTACGCCGAGGCCTACGACAAGGCCGGCCGCGCG
It contains:
- a CDS encoding DUF1028 domain-containing protein, which produces MVAAAALAACAHPAWATFSIVAYDSVTQELGVAVQSRAFSVGMAVPWAEAGVGAIATQASTNESFGPMGLTLLRAGKPAPEAMRTLLAADSGSAHRQIGIVDARGRSANFTGKLCSDWAGGITGPGYAIQGNILAGEAVVQGMQRAYLGTQGELAERLLAALQAAQAAGGDRRGMESAALVVVRPSDQYPEYRTRYVDLRVEDHRDPINELIRVYRLLEGQRLAEAHIRYAEAYDKAGRADLARVERDRVAESLAHALARKDVDASTLNGLAWICATNNVHLVEALQAAERAAALEPKSAEILDTLAEVHYRSGNAAKAIEVESRALSYAPNDQYLKEQINRFKNGSK